The Impatiens glandulifera chromosome 3, dImpGla2.1, whole genome shotgun sequence genome contains a region encoding:
- the LOC124930604 gene encoding protein ATAF2-like, with protein sequence MVSNENGHLVPIRVPGGSHILISKYFRFKPTDEELVSLFLLRKCRSLPLMVDVIAEVDVYKFNPWELPGLSIYGEKEWYFFTRRERKYPNSSCDIPNRAAGIGIWKANAVDKKIGHPKVLGIRKTMTFFTGKNCKTDKTNWLMKEYRLHDDYSFGKFNPWVLVRIYNKKGTKVPYHPPQQTNLQEETTVISSPTTTIVPPTTSFNDHTMHVIFPDSFINEMLQPLTQEDIDELFPITLGQDHFGSGEH encoded by the exons ATGGTTTCAAATGAGAATGGACATCTTGTACCTATTAGGGTTCCTGGTGGGAGTCACATTTTAATATCTAAGTATTTCAGATTCAAACCAACCGATGAGGAACTAGTTTCACTATTTCTCCTTCGCAAATGCCGCTCACTTCCGTTGATGGTAGATGTGATTGCTGAGGTTGATGTCTACAAGTTCAATCCATGGGAACTTCCtg GATTGTCTATATATGGTGAAAAAGAATGGTATTTCTTCACCCGTAGGGAAAGAAAGTATCCTAATAGTTCATGTGATATTCCCAACCGAGCTGCTGGAATAGGTATTTGGAAGGCAAATGCAGTCGACAAGAAAATTGGTCATCCTAAGGTTCTTGGCATCAGAAAGACTATGACATTTTTCACTGGAAAAAATTGCAAGACTGACAAGACCAACTGGTTGATGAAGGAATATCGTCTCCACGACGATTATTCTTTCGGCAAA tttAATCCATGGGTGCTAGTTCGCATATATAACAAGAAAGGAACGAAAGTGCCCTATCACCCGCCCCAACAGACAAATCTGCAAGAAGAAACAACTGTCATCTCTAGTCCCACGACAACTATCGTACCACCGACGACATCCTTTAATGATCATACGATGCATGTCATCTTCCCTGACagttttattaatgaaatgttgCAACCTTTGACACAAGAGGACATTGATGAATTGTTTCCCATCACTTTGGGACAGGATCACTTTGGGAGTGGAGAACATTGA